From the genome of Tepidamorphus gemmatus, one region includes:
- a CDS encoding efflux RND transporter permease subunit, with product MKLGIAGNLTRAFITSPLTPLFLVASFTVGLIALVTLPREEEPQISVPMVDIHVQANGLRAEDAVKLVTEPLETIVKSIDGVEHVYSQTVDDGAVVTARFLVGTSSDAAILRVHEKVRANMDRIPVGVPEPLIVGRGIDDVAIVVVTLTPAPSSAERWTANGLTRLARELQIEIAKLPAVGLTYIVGEQPEEIRVEPDPERLSLYGITLQQLAGKIEGANRAFRIGQVRDAGQQRALIAGQTLQTLPDIGNLLLTARDGRPVYVRDVADVVLATDTRESRVSDIRRTASGLERTPAVSLAIAKKPGTNAVMISEEIIERLHQIRGEIFPADIEMTVTRNYGETANEKANELLFHLGLATVSIVLLVMVSIGWREAIVVAVVIPTTILLTLFASWIMGYTLNRVSLFALIFSIGILVDDAIVVIENIARHWAMHDGRPRAQAAIEAVAEVGNPTIVATLTVIAALLPMLFVSGMMGPYMSPIPANASAAMLFSFFVAVILTPWLMMKVDGRGPGAVHGADSHGGHGALGRVYVAVARPIIATRWRAWLFLILVGIATIGSLSLFYTRDVTVKLLPFDNKPDLQVVVDLPEGSSVEATDRTLQTIVAGLADVPEIVSFQTYAGTAAPFNFNGLVRHYYLRAAPEMGDIQVNLVEKSHRDRASHDIALDLRERIRALELPPGTAVKVVEPPPGPPVLATLLAEIYGPDPQTRRAVATKVREAFEAVPFIVDVDDSFGQPTERVRIAVDQDNLEYHRVEQADVYDAIRYLYAGATVGYSHRGGGRPPIPIRLALSKGAQVVDARALATPVPANALPGERDIIELGDVVTVSRELSSHPIFRRNGRPAEMVMAELAGDYEAPIYGMLAVSDALAAIDWGDLPRPEIALHGQPADESRTTLLWDGEWEVTWVTFRDMGAAFMIAILGIYVLVVAQFHSFKLPLVILTPIPLTFIGIVFGHWLFAAPFTATSMIGFIALAGIIVRNSILLVDFIRHAPPGAATLQEVLLEAGAIRFKPILLTAIAAMIGAAVILADPIFQGLAISLLFGLASSTALTVLVIPSIYVALKRGYPRRAATV from the coding sequence ATGAAGCTCGGAATCGCCGGGAACCTGACGCGGGCGTTCATCACCTCGCCGCTGACGCCGCTGTTCCTCGTCGCCTCCTTCACGGTGGGCCTGATCGCGCTGGTCACCCTGCCGCGCGAGGAAGAGCCGCAGATCTCGGTGCCGATGGTCGACATCCATGTCCAGGCCAACGGCCTCAGGGCCGAGGACGCGGTCAAGCTCGTCACCGAGCCCCTGGAAACCATCGTCAAGAGCATCGACGGTGTCGAGCACGTCTATTCGCAGACCGTCGATGACGGTGCGGTGGTGACGGCGCGGTTCCTGGTCGGCACCAGCTCGGACGCCGCGATTCTGCGCGTGCACGAGAAGGTGCGCGCCAACATGGACCGCATTCCGGTCGGCGTGCCCGAACCTCTGATCGTCGGACGGGGCATCGACGATGTGGCGATCGTCGTTGTCACCCTGACACCTGCGCCGTCTTCTGCCGAGCGCTGGACGGCGAACGGACTGACGCGGCTTGCCCGCGAGCTGCAGATCGAGATCGCCAAGCTGCCCGCCGTGGGCCTGACCTACATCGTCGGCGAGCAACCGGAGGAGATCCGCGTCGAACCCGACCCCGAGCGCCTGTCGCTCTACGGCATCACGCTGCAGCAATTGGCCGGCAAGATCGAGGGAGCGAACCGGGCGTTCCGGATCGGCCAGGTGCGTGATGCCGGCCAGCAGCGCGCGCTGATCGCGGGACAGACCCTCCAGACGCTCCCGGACATCGGCAACCTGCTGCTGACCGCCCGTGACGGCCGTCCCGTATATGTCCGTGACGTCGCCGACGTGGTCCTGGCCACAGATACTCGCGAAAGTCGCGTCAGCGACATCCGTCGCACCGCCTCCGGGCTGGAGCGTACGCCCGCGGTTTCGCTCGCCATCGCCAAGAAGCCGGGAACGAACGCGGTGATGATCTCCGAGGAGATCATCGAGCGGCTGCACCAGATCCGGGGAGAGATCTTTCCCGCCGACATCGAGATGACGGTGACCCGGAACTACGGCGAGACCGCCAACGAGAAGGCGAACGAGCTGCTGTTCCATCTCGGCCTTGCGACCGTTTCCATCGTGCTGCTGGTGATGGTCTCGATCGGCTGGCGCGAGGCGATCGTTGTGGCGGTGGTGATCCCGACCACGATCCTGCTGACACTGTTCGCGTCCTGGATCATGGGCTACACCCTCAACCGTGTCAGCCTGTTCGCTCTGATCTTCTCGATCGGCATTCTCGTCGACGATGCCATCGTCGTCATCGAGAACATCGCCCGTCACTGGGCGATGCATGACGGCAGGCCGCGCGCCCAGGCCGCCATCGAAGCGGTTGCCGAGGTTGGCAATCCGACCATCGTGGCCACCCTGACCGTCATCGCCGCGCTTCTGCCGATGCTGTTCGTCTCGGGGATGATGGGGCCGTATATGAGCCCGATCCCGGCGAACGCCTCGGCCGCGATGCTGTTCTCGTTCTTCGTCGCCGTCATCCTCACGCCGTGGCTGATGATGAAGGTCGACGGCCGCGGGCCGGGCGCGGTGCACGGAGCTGACAGCCATGGCGGCCACGGGGCGCTCGGCCGGGTTTATGTCGCGGTGGCGCGACCGATCATCGCTACGCGCTGGCGGGCTTGGCTGTTCCTGATCCTCGTCGGGATCGCGACGATCGGCTCGCTGTCGCTGTTCTACACCCGGGACGTCACCGTCAAGCTGCTGCCCTTTGACAACAAGCCCGACCTGCAGGTCGTCGTCGACCTGCCGGAAGGCTCCTCCGTGGAAGCCACCGACCGGACGCTTCAGACCATCGTGGCCGGCCTGGCGGACGTGCCCGAAATCGTCTCGTTCCAGACCTATGCCGGCACCGCGGCGCCCTTCAACTTCAATGGACTGGTCCGTCACTACTACCTGCGCGCCGCACCGGAAATGGGCGACATCCAGGTCAATCTCGTCGAGAAGAGCCATCGCGACCGCGCAAGCCATGACATCGCCCTTGATCTTCGCGAGCGCATACGTGCGCTGGAGCTGCCACCCGGAACCGCCGTCAAGGTCGTCGAGCCGCCGCCCGGACCGCCCGTGCTCGCCACCCTGCTGGCCGAGATCTACGGGCCCGATCCGCAGACCCGCAGAGCGGTCGCAACGAAGGTGCGCGAAGCTTTCGAAGCGGTGCCCTTCATCGTCGATGTCGACGATTCATTCGGCCAGCCCACCGAGCGGGTGCGGATAGCGGTGGATCAGGACAATCTCGAGTATCACCGCGTGGAGCAGGCGGACGTGTATGACGCGATCCGGTATCTCTACGCCGGCGCGACGGTCGGCTATTCCCATCGCGGTGGCGGCCGACCCCCGATCCCGATCCGACTGGCGCTGTCGAAAGGAGCGCAGGTGGTGGATGCCCGCGCGCTGGCAACCCCTGTCCCGGCCAACGCGCTGCCCGGCGAACGCGACATCATCGAGCTTGGCGATGTCGTCACGGTGTCGCGCGAGTTGTCATCCCACCCGATCTTCCGCCGTAACGGCCGTCCCGCGGAGATGGTAATGGCCGAACTCGCCGGCGACTACGAGGCACCGATCTACGGGATGCTCGCGGTCTCCGACGCCCTTGCGGCGATCGACTGGGGAGATCTGCCGCGGCCGGAGATTGCCCTCCACGGCCAGCCAGCCGACGAATCACGGACCACGCTGCTCTGGGATGGCGAATGGGAAGTCACCTGGGTCACGTTCCGCGACATGGGCGCAGCGTTCATGATCGCCATCCTCGGCATATACGTGCTGGTCGTCGCCCAGTTCCATTCCTTCAAGCTGCCACTGGTCATTCTGACACCGATCCCGCTGACCTTCATCGGCATCGTGTTCGGCCACTGGCTGTTCGCTGCGCCGTTCACCGCAACCTCGATGATCGGGTTCATCGCGCTCGCAGGCATCATCGTGCGCAACTCGATCCTGCTGGTCGATTTCATCCGCCACGCCCCGCCAGGTGCGGCAACCCTGCAGGAGGTGCTGCTGGAGGCAGGCGCCATCCGCTTCAAGCCGATCCTGCTCACCGCGATTGCCGCGATGATCGGAGCGGCGGTGATCCTGGCCGACCCGATCTTCCAGGGGCTGGCGATCTCGCTGCTGTTCGGGCTCGCCTCTTCGACCGCCCTCACCGTGCTGGTGATCCCGTCAATTTATGTCGCACTCAAGCGCGGCTACCCGCGTCGGGCAGCAACGGTCTAG
- a CDS encoding DUF302 domain-containing protein, giving the protein MTYYFARQLSCGFDEAIARTTEALQKAGFGIITEIDVTATLKKKIGADFRNYRILGACNPTIAHEALKIEDKIGTMLPCNVIVQDIGGGQVEVAAIDPVASMQAVANPALREPATRVQAMLKKVVDTL; this is encoded by the coding sequence ATGACCTACTACTTTGCCAGACAGCTCAGCTGCGGTTTCGACGAGGCGATCGCCCGGACGACCGAAGCGCTGCAGAAGGCCGGCTTCGGAATCATCACCGAAATCGACGTCACCGCGACCCTGAAGAAGAAGATCGGCGCCGATTTCCGCAACTACCGGATTCTCGGCGCCTGCAACCCGACCATCGCGCACGAGGCGCTCAAGATCGAGGACAAGATCGGCACGATGCTGCCCTGCAACGTCATCGTGCAGGACATCGGCGGTGGACAGGTGGAGGTCGCCGCCATCGATCCGGTCGCCTCGATGCAGGCGGTTGCGAATCCGGCGTTGCGCGAACCTGCCACCAGGGTGCAGGCCATGCTGAAGAAGGTCGTGGACACGCTGTAG